The Ailuropoda melanoleuca isolate Jingjing chromosome 4, ASM200744v2, whole genome shotgun sequence region CTAGAAGGCCACAGTTGGCTTTGCTCCCCTCGTTCTCTGGCTCTAAACCCCAGGTCTCCAGACCAGGGCTGGCGCCTCCCTGAGCCACCcctatcctcatttttcagaggggagggtccTGGAGGGGAGCCGTCCAGGGACAGCTAGCACTGTCATGGCCAGCTGCCACCAGGGAAACCTCAGGGACCCAGACACTGGGTCTGTCTTGTCATTGCTGGGCCCCAGCATGTGGCAGTTGCTCTGACAGTTACCATAGAACACTGGAACTTTCTCAACCTACCATGTTCCAGTCCCTGTGGTAACCAGGTGGCTGAGGACAGCAAGTTGCTCGTAGAACTCCCAGGTGAGGGTCAGAGCTTAGACACAAGCTATGGCAAGTCCAGGTGCATAGGGTGGGGTGACAGAGAGCAAGGGTGGTGAGCATGACTGGGTTAGGGTGCAGGACCTGAGGGCCTGTCAGGAAAGTGGGCCCATCAGGaaaggctgaggggaggggaggggaggtggggaagggagccCGGAGTGTCATGGGGTTAGGAATGTGTGTGTGCTAGGAGAGGGGGTTGTTTCTGGGTTTGATGGTAATGGGGAGCCATGATattttgggggcagagggagcaagcaACATCACTAGAGGCAGGCTCTAGAAGGATGAGACCACCTGTTTGCCAGGGgccctcccatccccctgcctctcaCCCACTCCCTGATGGCCCCATAGTaaagatgggaagactgaggccagTGGGAGAAGACTTGGCTGAGTTGCACAGAAAGCTGTGAACTCTTAGCTGTCTGACTTGGAAGGTCCACCCAAGAggcaaaaaggagaaagggagactCAGGGAGGCATCGAGGTGTGAGGCCTGAGGTGGGGGAGCGGGgcctgggtgggaggaggagcgGAAGTCAGAGCCACCACGCATGTGAaggtgtgtggggtgggaggtCCAAGGAGATGTGTGGATTAGCATCTCAGAGGACTGGGGTCAGGACTCCTAGTGTGTGCTGGGCAATTTAGTCTCAGGAGCCTGGCTTTGAGATTTCCAGGCTTGGGGGGTTGGAGGGGTGCCTTTGCCCTCCTGACAGCCACCTGCACAGGAGGTAAGAGAACCTAGGGCATGTCTAGGAGACTCAGGTCCCCCAGCTCCTCAATGGCAACACCCCTCCCTCGAAGAGCAATACGGGGATAGAACGTGTCTTTGGGATCAGGCATTTAAGAGGTGGTCCTACATCTGCTCCCCATGCCATTGACCACCTTCTTCGCCCCCTCTTTTGGAAGGAGGCCTTCCTCTCTGAGCTTGTGTAGGGTGTAGGGGTGTGAGACCCTGAGAACTTCTACTCTCAATTCCACCCCATTCTATCCTCCACCAGTTGGTTCCCAAGCATAAAAGGAAAGTCCAACCCAGGAAGACATCCACCATGACAGCCCCCAGGAAGCCCAGTGAGGCCAAGGAGAAGGTCCCCAAGAAACCAAGGGAGGCAAAGAAGGACCCTCCCAACCCAGGCGAGGTGAAAAGGGGACCCAGGAAGCCACGAGAAGTGAGGACGGCTCCTCCCAAACCAGGTGCAGCCAAGGAGAAGGCTCCCAAGAAAGGCAGCCAGACCAAAGACCAAGAGACAAGAGTGAATGAGGCCAGGAAGGCCTCCCGACAGCCAGACAAGGCCACACGCGCCCCTCCCAGTGCTACCGGACCCAGTGGGAAGTCAAAGGTCAAAGTCAGAAGGAAGAGCCAAGGTAGGCGTGTGAGTGGGGTGAGAAGAGGGCCTGGGACAGGGGTTTGTGGCAGCCACTGGAtatgaggtgggagggagggagaggcctgcTCTGGGGAGGGGGTCCTTATCTAGTAATTGTGTCTGAGTGCTTGGCTTGACCTGGAGAGTTGGAGAACTCATGGTAgcttggggaggggggtaggTTTAGGGAAGGGGAAACCCAGAGAGTAGAAGAGCCTCACTCATTTGAGAGGAGTCAAgggaagcttcctggaggaggtatcCCAAGGAGGACAACAGCCTGTGCAACGGCCCAGAGGCATGAAGAAGGTAGAGGTTTTGAGGAAGTGCAAATAGTTCTGTGTGTAGTGTGGCAAGTAGAaggggcagcctggggagggcagCTGGGAGTCTGGACTAGATCTGGAGAACAATGGAGAGCCGTGGAAGGACTTTGAACAGGGGACAGCTAGGGtacaaggtatttttttaaatgtatcacaGCTGCCATGTGGAAGACAGGCTAAAGACTAGAGACTAATAAACCAGTTAGGGGTCTTTGTGCGGTGAACATGAAGCAAGGGGGCCTCTGCCTGGTGCCTCGCTCAGGGTGAGAGATGGTCTTCCACCACCCAGTTAATCCCCCAGCCATCCCATGAGAGAGATGCTGTTATCTCCAGTTTGCAGACCCAGGCTCAGAGTGGCCAATTGccttgcccaggtcacacagcctgtaAGTGTCAGAGTGAGGACTGGGGCCCCTGAACCTTTCTGCCCACCAGCAGCTCCTCCTGAAAGGGCTCCTGCCCACAGGCTCTCCCCCACCCTTTGACAGGTGGTGAGGCCCACAGGAAGACAAAAGCTGGGAGTCGGAGTGCAAAATCCACGGTCCCTAAGGTAGGCCCTGCGTGACTGACTTCCCTGGTCTGGATCTCCATGCCGAGCAGGCCACAGCTCCGGTGTCCCACACCCAGCCCCTGGGAGGGTCTGTGGAGAAGGGGGTAGTTTGCTTTTGTACAAAGCACGGTTCACTTCTGTGTGCCCCTCCAGTGCTCTGAGGGTCCTCAGCCCCATTCCACATGTAAGACCCAGGCTTAGAGAGGTGGGGTCCCTGGCCCAAAGCCACCTAGATTCCCCCCACTCCTTGGAGCCCACTGGGATTTCAGCCCTATCCTTGTGGGCTCCAAGCTATGTGTCCAACCCTGCCCCACTCTGTCCTCTTGCTCCCGGTTTGCTTTCTTATAGGGCAAGAATGGTGCTGCTTCTCCagccaaaaagaaggaaaaccatgtCCCTAAAGAGTTCGTTGCCTATGCAGCCAAGAAGGGGCCCAAAGCCAAGGCGGCTGCTCCTGCCAGGGGTGGCGGGTCTAAGACGGTGCCTGAACCCCTGGCCAGGAAGACAGAGGCCCCCAAGGGCCCGAAGAAGCCAGGCATGCCCACCAAAGCCTCATCGTCCAAACTGGCCAGTAGGAAGGCGGAGGCTGGAAGCTAGAGCTGGGGTGGAGACACGGAGATCCTGCCCAAGTTTTTATTCCCCAACAAACCATCactctatttatttctttgtaaccTATTTATCAATAAaggctttttttccctcacaaATCCATGTGGGTGGAGGCTGAGGTCCAAGTATTTTGGCCATCTGTGGCTCAGGCCCAGATAGGGATTCCTTCCCTGGCGGAAACAGGTTGTACAATGTAAAGGGCTGTTTCAGGGGTCCATGGCATGTAGGGGCCTGTGGAGGCACAGGAGGGGTGTTAAACCCAGCCTGAGATCTGGGactgcttcctggaggaggtggctttTGGTCTTAAAGGATAAGCAGGAGACAGCTGAGGGGGGAAGGGCATTACAGGCAGAAGGCCCAGCATGTGAGGTGGGGTTGGATGGTGTGATGGAAGGGGAGGGGGTCTGTGGCTCTGGGAGGAGCATGGGggataggggaggggaggggatggggtggacGAGGGAAGGTAGACAGtagggggtgtggggagggttaTAGGCCGGGGAGAGACTAAGGTGGTTAGTGTGTGTTTAGAAAAAGCCCTCTGGCTACGGAGGGGACCATCCAACAACTAGTTACTGAGAGGGCCCTGCTCTAATCcacagaaggaggagaaagtgcaaaggccctgggtaGAAACCTGCTTGACAGGCTCAGAGAGCCTCAAGGAGATCCATGGGGCTGAAGACCAGTGAGGAGGGGCAGTAGTGGGAGATGAGGCCCAGGgtgctttaaaaatctctgtgaCCCTCTTCCCATGGAAAGGTGCAGGCCCTGCCCCTTACCTCTGGGATCTGCGATTGCTTAAACAGTAGAATACAGTGGAAAGGACATTATGACAGTCTCTGGGCCCAGACCTTAAGGGACTGGCTGCTTCTACTCCTTGTGTatcctggtttttttttgtttttgttttgacacTTGCTCTTAGAACTCCACAGGCATGCTGTGGGAAAGCCCAAGCAGCCACAGGAAAGGAACAGAGGCACCCCGATTTTCAGCCCCAGCTGCAATCCCTGACCAATTTACCAGCCAGAGGAGTGCGCCGGAAACGGAACTTTTAGCTGTAGCTGAACTGCCACGGCTGACACCACGTGGAACAGGGACAAGCTTCCGCTGCCGAACCCTGTCCCAATCGTGGATGCACGAGGAACAAACAGCAGTGTCCCCTTACCCACGGTTTCGCTTGGTGTGGTTTGCAGAAGCAGGTGACCTTCCTTCTGAGGTATCAGCCCGAGGTTGGTGGTAGCCCACCGCTACGGCCCACTGCCTCTGTCTGGCCCCTCACCGCACCTCCTCACGCAGACATTTTCTCCTCTTCCGTCACAAGAAGGCGAGTACGATACAGTaagttattttgagagagaccacagtgACGTAATTTtgattatagtatattgttacaATTGTTCGATTTTTATTACTACTTGTtgatctcttactgtgcctaatttataaatcaaacttTATCGTGGGTATGTATGTCTAGGAAAAGACATAGTATACGTAGGGTTCGCACTGTCTGCTGTTTCAGGCTGCCCccgggggtcttggaatgtatgcCCCGTGGAGAAgcggggccgggggtgggggactcCTGTAAATGCTATTGTTTTAAGTCCCTGAGggttggggtggtttgttacacagcagtagtaGCCAAGCAAGGCCAGTGGGGTGGCCAGGGCTAGAGTGGGCAGGGCCCTGTAAGCCAGGGGAAGAACTTCTGGTTTCATTGTAATCACGAGGAAGGGCCGTGAGAGCAGCAGAGCGACTGCAGGGGACACGGGCAGCTAGAGGGCCCCCGCCGTGGTCCAGGTGAGGACAGCTGTTCACGGAGGGAGGGCTTGCAAGTGGTGGGTTCTGGGTAGAAGTTTAAGCAGGGTGGATGGGATTTGCTTAAGTACTGGGTGGAAGAAAGGGGTCAAGGATGAGTCTGCAGGTTGGAGTGGACACAGCCTGGTGACTCCAGGGTGACCATTTCCTGGGGTGACGGCTCTGCCCGGGAGGGAGGCTGCGGAGAGGGAGACCAGTTGAGGGGTGACAGCTGAGCCGGGGAGGGGCGGAGAAGGAAGGGGTGAGTtagaagggaggaggtgggaaactGGATGGGACTTGGGAAAGCAGGCAGACAGGGCACAAAGGAAAAGCGATGCAGGCCGGCATGGGGCATCAGGCAGCTctttcctgcccctgctccttcaACCCTGCCCTCACTTCCTTGAATCCCACGTGAGGTGCTGTCTAGCTGTGCTGCCAGCTTCCCTGGGGGATCTGCAGTGCGGCTGCCAGCAGGCCCCCGAGGGTACTGTGAGCagatggcaggggtggggctggcacTTCCTACgcgggcggcggggggcgggggggttgtgCCTCTGCTCCTTTTCACGGTTTGGCAGGGGGTTGTGGGAGCCACCCTGCGATGCCTTGGATGGCATCCCTGGGTCTCATGCGTCCACAAGCCTGGGGCGAGTTAGTACCCCTGGCCTGGGAGGGGACGCAGAGCAtccagcacccgtgagacacggTCAAGTCTCCGCCCCTCTTGAGGACACGGTGCCAGTGTCCATGACCTCCCATGACCTTCAGAGAGCCAAGGGACGCCTGTCGCTGCAAGGCAAGTCTTCAGGGCCCCAGATAAGAACTGTGGGCGGTTCACAGAAGTCTCCCACCTTCTGTGTTAGAAATGACCCCAGAAACTAGAGAGTTTTCCGCCATGTGCCAATGTGTTTCTAAACTTCAAGAAGGAACTGCATGTTAATCAGGCTGCGGAATATTTAATGCCGCGGGAAGGTGTCACTGACATACTGTTGCACGGGGGAAAAGGCAGGTTACAGAATGGTGTCCCGGATTTCCTCAGCCCCCGATCCAGGCGGGCACACGATCTGGGCCGGCATGCTCTGGGGCACGAACCATGGGCGGGTTAGGGTAGCTTTTATTTCCTGACATGTCTGCAGGAAACACATTCTaaaatcagaccaaaaaaaaaaaaaatccgtatcAAATGTGTCAATAACTTAAATTAGAAAATCTGCTTAATGAAACGGAATCAGTGCtcagaatataaaatttgaaaagataaagaatctgtctccacccagaagcccctacaggaaaaggctatttttaaagctaaaaattgtttatttttcttttctcacttctctGTCCTCATTAATTCTAGAACTGGTATTTGtgggattttgttttaaattgtatgAATTTTTCTGTCCTGTTCTTATTCTTGATAAATGGGTGCTTCGTTTTTCCCCATTATGATGGAAAGATGATTAACTTGAGTTGCTTCTAATTTGGAGCCAGTTCTCTCACGACCTTTTCTTGGGGGACGGCAATGAACCTCACCCCCAGCTCAGGCCCAGAGCCCACCGGGTGGGCTGGGGGTTCTGTGGAAGTGCAGACCCCAAGTCAGCTTAACCATCCTGAGGAACGGACTGCCCCACTGGGAACAGTCCAGGGTTACACTGGCCTTGGGGAAACTGCGTATTTCCTCACATGAAAAAATGGGGTTTTCAAGATTGATGAGAAATTCAGGGGGCATGTGTAAACACCAGTTCTCTTTCTAGGGCTGTCACCTTGACCTCCCCACACATTTGGGGGCCACTGTGGAGACTGCCTGGAAGAAGCACAAAACAGAGGTATGGGGGCCCATGCGACCTGGTTTGGGTCCCCACTCTGCTGCTCCCTGGCTCTATGACCTGTGGGGATCCGTCCATCATGCTGAGACTCcatttctacatctgtaaaatgggcataatgtcCCGTTCCTCACAGGCCTGTTATAAAGATAATAGGAGCAGGGCCTGCCCGGGGATAGGTGGCACATGGCTGCCATGGCCTCTTCTTGGAGGTCCCCTGAGTGCCCTCCAAGGCCAAGAAGGTGAGCTgtgggccaggcccagggcaCATAGACCTTGTCCCACTGAACCCTGCTGCTGCCTCCCCAGGGCTAAGTCCGATGTCTGCCCAAACCTCACGCAGGAGCACGGCCAAGGCAAAGCTCtacacccagctgcccctctcccttctactcacacacacatttccctCTTTGGCCATCTCTGGATAAAGGCTGGAGCCCACAGCAGGTTTTCCCATCAGGCTTTTATTATAAAGAAGGTTCCAGAGCTTCCCAGCCaccccctccagcccagccctgcgGGCTCGGAGCCAGTCCCGGCACTGGCTGGGTCTGCTGCATGGGGAGCCGGCTCAGCCACAGAGGGTGGCTTCTGACAGGAAGAGAATGGGTGCTTTTTTCAGGGCCTTGGATTTGGAAGGGGGGGGTGTCTCTGCCAGGTCTGCCTGTGCTCTGGAACAGTCCTTTCCAGTGTTGTGGTGGGAGCCCCTGGGGACCCCTCCCCGGGTCCTCTGCACAAGCGGCAGCTATTCACAGTTGGCGCGTGAgaagttttttaatatataaaagctttaaaattaaaaaaaaaaagtggtgctATCTTTAGAAACACTTCCAGCAAGATCAAGTAGCCCAGCTACAGCCTTGATACGACTTagcccctctccccccctccaGCCAGCAGCGCTCAGCACCTGTCCCCTAGTCCTCTGCCCACCCCGGCTGGTGGGAGAGCCCCCAGAGCCTGCCCACGGGCAGTGGGCGCTGCCCACTCCACGAGCAGCCGCTAGAGCGACCAGCGTCTGATGCCGGGTGAACTGTGTGTCGCCAGGGTCCTCTCTGGGTGACGGAAGACGGAGAGAACACTTGGATGCTTGAAGCCGAATCCACTTGAGGGCTGGTTCGAGGAGGCCTCCCCTCCGCCACATTGGATGAGGTAGTGTTTCTGGCAGCGGCCTCTGGGCCGGGGGCTCGTCTCCGGGGGAGGGCGCGGGGCCCTGTGGGGCGGGGCTCTCAGCAGCAGTGGTGGCGGCAGAGCCTGGGCTCCATCGAGGCTGTGCTTGGGGGTTGGCGGGAGCCTTACCAGGGGCTGACTGTGGCTTTCAAGTCCCCAACCCAGAGATCAGCTCTGGGGGGCAGGCGGGAggagcccggggctgggggctccTCTGCCTGGCTCAGAGAAGCCCCTCCACCCGCCCCCTCTCCCCGCACGGCCCCCAGAAGCCGACCCTGCTCAGTCATTTCCCAGCCGGAGCCTGAGGCCCGGGGCGCAAGGTGACGTGGAGGGCGGTGTGCCCCTCCCCGGACGTCTGCCCCAGGCTCAGGCCTCGCTGTAGCACTCGTAGATGTTGTCTTCCATCAGAGCCACCACCTGCTCAAACTTGTGCTGCAGCTGGGTCCTCCGGGCAGTGGGGTTCGCCTCCAGGGCCGTCATGATCTGAGGGGGAAGCAAGGGACAGCTGGGTCACGGTGCGAGGCCCTGGACCCAGAGGCCCCCACCGCAGAAGGTGGGGAGCAGCGATGCCTGGATTTCTATGGCTGGTAAGCGGCCCTACAGCGCCAACACCCCGGGGTGTGACTACTTGAACACGAGCCTCTCCTGGGGCTCTCCTGAGCAGACAGGAGGTGGTGCGCAGGGCTGAGAGGGGGGC contains the following coding sequences:
- the LOC100483686 gene encoding histone H1.8 isoform X2: MLVPKHKRKVQPRKTSTMTAPRKPSEAKEKVPKKPREAKKDPPNPGEVKRGPRKPREVRTAPPKPGAAKEKAPKKGSQTKDQETRVNEARKASRQPDKATRAPPSATGPSGKSKVKVRRKSQGGEAHRKTKAGSRSAKSTVPKGKNGAASPAKKKENHVPKEFVAYAAKKGPKAKAAAPARGGGSKTVPEPLARKTEAPKGPKKPGMPTKASSSKLASRKAEAGS
- the LOC100483686 gene encoding histone H1.8 isoform X3, which encodes MTAPRKPSEAKEKVPKKPREAKKDPPNPGEVKRGPRKPREVRTAPPKPGAAKEKAPKKGSQTKDQETRVNEARKASRQPDKATRAPPSATGPSGKSKVKVRRKSQGGEAHRKTKAGSRSAKSTVPKGKNGAASPAKKKENHVPKEFVAYAAKKGPKAKAAAPARGGGSKTVPEPLARKTEAPKGPKKPGMPTKASSSKLASRKAEAGS
- the LOC100483686 gene encoding histone H1.8 isoform X1, which encodes MAPGSIASSDISTSSTSFPSTVGASGVSGSEEPGPSRPTVRGPRRHPPVLRMVLEALQAGEQRRGTSVAAIKVYILQKYPAVDVLRLKYLLKQALATGMHRGLLVRPTNSRARGATGSFKLVPKHKRKVQPRKTSTMTAPRKPSEAKEKVPKKPREAKKDPPNPGEVKRGPRKPREVRTAPPKPGAAKEKAPKKGSQTKDQETRVNEARKASRQPDKATRAPPSATGPSGKSKVKVRRKSQGGEAHRKTKAGSRSAKSTVPKGKNGAASPAKKKENHVPKEFVAYAAKKGPKAKAAAPARGGGSKTVPEPLARKTEAPKGPKKPGMPTKASSSKLASRKAEAGS